Within the Enterobacter roggenkampii genome, the region AGCTGCTATTTATGCTCCGCCTGATGCCATGGTATTTGTCCCAGCCGTTCAATGCCTCATTCTGGAGTTTTTCCTTTGGCGTATCGGCCCTGGCAACCACGGGTCTGCATCTGGGACAAAGCAGTCCGACGGGCTTTTTTCACGCCATTGCCGTGCCGCTGTTTATTTTCACCAACGCGATTATTGGGTGGCTGTTGGTGCGTACATTGATTCTGCTGCTTCAGGGCAAACTTCTGGTTCGTGCTGATAAAGCGCAGCTTATGCAATCCGAGGAACAATAATGACCGTCGATGAGAATTACTTCACTGAGAAATATGGCTTAACCCGTACCCATTCAGAAGTGCTGTACAGCGCGGAGATCGTGAAGCCCGGTAAAACGCTGGATCTGGGCTGCGGCAACGGCCGCAACAGCCTTTATCTTGCAGCCAACGGCTACGAAGTCACCGCGTGGGACAAGAACCCGATGAGCATCGACAATATCGAGCGCATCAAGGCGGAAGAAGGGATCGCTAATCTGCATACCGCGATTAAGGATCTGAACAACCTGAGCTTTGACGGCCAGTACGATTTTATTCTCTCTACCGTGGTGCTGATGTTCCTGGAGGCAAAAACCATCCCGGGCCTTATCGCCAATATGCAGCGCTGCACGACGCCGGGCGGTTACAATCTGATTGTTGCCGCCATGGATACGGCAGACTACCCCTGCACGGTCGGCTTCCCGTTTGCGTTCAGGAGCGGTGAGCTGAGCAACTACTATGAAGGCTGGCAGTTGCTCAAATACAACGAGGACGTTGGCGAACTGCACCGCACCGATGAAAACGGCAACCGCATCAAGCTGCGCTTTGCCACGATGCTGGCACGCAAGCCCGCTTAACGGGCGGCCAGCAGGCAGATCTGCAGGGCAGTCTTATAAGACGCCTCAAACGACGACAGCGGCAGGAATTCAAACTTCGAGTGGAAGTTATGCGCCCCGGTGAAGAGGTTCGGGGTGAGTAGCCCTTTAGCCGAGAGCGCCGCGCCGTCGGTGCCGCCGCGCATCGGCGTCGGTTTCGGCGTGATGCCGAGCGATTCCATCGCCTCGAACATCAGATCGATGGCGCGTCGGTCTTCGCCAATCGCATTGCTGATATTGCTGTAGGTCTCTTCAATGCGATAGTCCACGCTGGCCGTCGGATATTGGGCGGCAATCAGCGCGGCCACGTCGGCAATCTGCTGCTTGCGCGCGGCAAAGCGCTCCTTGTCAAAGTCGCGGATATTGGCCTTAAGAACGGCCTCGTTCTGTCCGGCCTGAATGCCGTTAAACCAGATATAGCCTTCACGTCCCTCGGTGCACTCGGGCGTTTGCTGGCGGTCAAAATGGCTGATGTAGTCAGTCGCCATCAGCAGGGGATTCACCAGCACGCCTTTCGCGGACATCGGGTGCGCCGTCACGCCGGTAAATCGGATTTCCGCGGCTGCCGCATTAAAGTTTTCGTAGACAATTTCCCCCAGCTCGCAGCAGTCGATAGTCCAGGCGAAGTCGACGTCAAAGCGCTTAAGATCGAGCGCCTTGGCACCGTTCAGGCCGATCTCTTCGTCAGGCACAAACGCCACGACGATATCCCCATGCTGATGTTCCGCCGTCAGGTTTTCCAGCACCGTCATGACCACCGTGACCGCCGATTTATTATCGGCGCCCAATACGCTGGTTCCGTCGCTGAAAATAATCTCCTCGTTCGGATAAGCCAGAATTTCAGGGTGCTCCTCTACCCGCAGCCAGATGTCTTTCTCTTTATTCAGACAGAGATCTTCACCGGTAAACGTTAATATTTGTGGATGAATATCCGGTGAAAGTCCCACGTCGACGGTATCAATATGGGTAATAAAGCCGATGCGCGGCGCACCGGGCACGTTGCCTTTTTTTACCGCCGTTACCGTGGCAAATTCATCAATCACAATATCGTTTAACCCCAGCTGTGCCAGCTCTTGCGCCAGCTCGCGCGCCATGTCGTGCTGGCCCGGCGTTGAGGGCAGAGTTTTGACTCTGGGATCGCTCTGACTGGTGATCGCGAGATAGCGGAAAAAACGGTGCGTTAATTGTCTGGAAAGCGGCGAGCCCATAGTGATTTGTTCCTTATTTATTTTTCGGGTGTTTGCCACTTCACTTTAATGTTATTTATGAAATGGCAAAAGAATTAATTAGCCGTCGAATTAAAAAGACAGGAATAAATGATGACAAGCAAACTCACAACTATTGCGCTGGCGCTTGCGGCGCTCACGGTCAGTTCCGCCGTCGCCGCGAAAACGCTGGTGTATTGCTCCGAAGGATCGCCGGAAAACTTTAACCCTCAGCTATACACCTCGGGAACCAGCGTCGACGCCAGCGCCGTGCCGGTCTATAACCGTCTGGTCGATTTCAAACCCGGCACCACGGAGCTGGTGCCGAGCCTGGCGGAGCGCTGGGAGGTGAGCGACGACGGCAAGGTTTACACCTTCCATCTGCGTCAGGGCGTGAAGTTCCAGAGCAATAAATCCTTCACGCCGACCCGCGACTTTAACGCCGACGACGTGATTTTCTCGTTTATGCGCCAGAAAGACGTGAATCATCCCTACCACAACGTCTCTAACGGCAGCTACTCCAACTTCGAAAGCCTGGAGTTCGGCAGCCTGATAACCGCCATTGATAAAGTCGATGACCACACCGTGCGCTTTACCCTGGCGCACCCGGAAGCGCCGTTTGTCGCCGATCTGGCCTGGTATTTTGCCTCAATCCTTTCGGCGGAGTATGCCGACGCGATGCTGAAAGCGGGCACGCCGGAGAAGGTGGATATGGAGCCCATCGGCACCGGGCCGTTTAAGCTGGCGCAGTATCAGAAGGATTCCCGGATCCTGTTCACGGCGTTTGCCGACTACTGGCAGGGGAAATCGAAGCTGGACAGGCTGGTGTTTAGCATCACCCCGGATGCCTCCGTGCGTTTTGCCAAAATTGAAAAGAACGAATGTCAGGTGATGCCGTTCCCGAACCCGGCCGATCTGCCGCGCATGAAGGCCAATAAAGATATCAACCTGATGAGCAAAGCCGGACTGAACACCGGTTTTCTGGCGTTCAATACCCAAAAACCACCGCTGAATAACGTAAAAGTCCGTCAGGCGCTGGCGATGGCCATCAACAAACCGGCCATTATTGACGCGGTGTTCCACGGTACCGGCACCGTGGCGAAGAATCTGCTGCCGCCGGGCGTCTGGAGCGCCGACAGCGAGCTTAAGGATTACGACTACGATCCTGAAAAAGCCAAAGCGCTGCTGAAAGAGGCCGGCATTGCCAGCGGCGTCAGCATCGATTTATGGGCGATGCCGGTCCAGCGGCCCTATAACCCGAATGCGAAACGCATGGCGGAGATGATTCAGGCGGACTGGGCGAAAATTGGCGTACAGACCAAAATCGTTACCTACGAGTGGGGCGAATACCTTAAGCGTGTGAAGGGTGGGGAACATCAGGCTGCGCTGATGGGCTGGACGACCGCAACGGGCGATCCTGACAACTTCTTTGGTCCGCTGTTTACCTGCACCTCGGCGAACGGTGGCTCAAATTCGGCGAAATGGTGCTATAAGCCGTTTGATAAGATCGTTGCTGAAGCCAAATCGATAACCGATCATGATAAACGGGTGGCGCTGTATAAACAGGCTCAACAGATGATGCATGACCAGATGCCTGCGGTGATGATTGCGCATTCAACGATTTTCGAACCGGTGCGCAAGGAGGTGAAGGGCTATGAAATCGACCCGTTTGGCAAACATCTGTTCTGGCAAGTGGATATAAATCAGTAATTTTTCACTGCCCGGCATGCGTCCGGGCAATCTTTTTGCAATTTGTGCTCCCGGCATCATTTTTTGTCACAACAAACCCGCCAGACTTTTGCTATAACTTCAAATGCATACTTGCAGATAACATGGAAAACTATCATGCGTACTCAAACTTTTTTTAAAGTTGCAGTGCTTACTGGTCTGTTGGCGTTGGCGGGCTGTTCTTCAAAAGTCGCCGCTCCGGAACAATACTCCGGCTTTTTAAAAGATTATTCAGGCTTACAGCAAACGACCTCGGCGACGGGAAAACCAACGCTGCGTTGGGTCGATCCTTCGTATAACGAAGCCAATTACGACAGCATTCTCTGGACGCCAATTACCTATTATCCAACGCCAAAACCCACCACGCAAATTGGGCAAAAAACGCTTGATGAGTTGTTGAATTACACCAATAACAAAATGAAAACGGCGATTGGTACGCGTAAGCCAGTTGTCACCACGCCGGGTAAACACAGCCTGATTTTCCGTGGCGCGATTACCGGGGTGAGTTCGCAGAAAGAGGGGCTGCAGTTCTATGAAGTGGTGCCTGTTGCGCTGGTGGTTGCCGGGACGCAGATGGCAACCGGACACCGCACCATGGATACGCATCTCTTCTTTGAAGGCGAGCTGATCGATGCGGCCACCAACAAACCGGTCATGAAGGTGGTACGTAAAGGCGAAGGTAAAGAGCTGAATAACGAAAACACACCAATGACCTTTGCGACGCTGAAGCAGGTTGTTGATGACATGGCGACGGACGCCACCATGTTTGATGTGAAAAAGACCGCGAAATAAAATAAAACGGCCTGCGTAATGCAGGCCTTTTTATTTATGCCATTCGTAAGCGTCTGAACCAGGTTTCCGGTTTGGTAAACATCACCATATTTCCTCCCAGAATCAGCACTAATCCCACGATACCGTTGACATGCCAGACGTAGCCTTCATACACCGTGGAGATGGAGAGCGCCACCAGCGGGAAGAGCAGCGTGCTGTAGGCCGCTTTGCCCGGGCCAATACGTCCCACCAGCGTGAAGTAGGCGCCAAAAGCAATCACCGAGCCAAACAGGGCCAGATACACCAGCGCGCCGAGATAGCTCACCGTCCATTCCGGCACAAAGCTATCGCCTCTGAACAGCGCAATGCAGCCCATCACCAGCGTGCCATAGAGCATCGCCCAGGCGTTGGTGGTCATGGTTTCCAGGCCTCTGCGCTGATGGCGCATGCTGATCATATTACCCAGCGAGAACCCATACGTGCCGAGTGCGGAAAGGCCAATGCCCGTCAGGAGTGACGCGCTCCAGCCGCTGGCCAGCAGGTCGTCCCAGAAGAGGGTGATAATCCCGACCAGCCCCAGCGCCGCCGCCGTCCAGAAACGCGCGGGCGGGCGCTGTCCGAAGAAAATAAAGCTGTTAATGGCGTTATAGAGTACCGCCATGGAGAAGATCACCGACTCCAGCCCGGTATTGATATGTGCCGCTGCCGTGTAAAAACACCAGAAGTTAAAGCAGAAAACACAGCATCCCTGAAGCAGGCAAAAAAGATGATCCCGAAGCGCCAGCGTGCGCAGGCGACGCAGGGCGAGTAACACCACCATCATGGTGAGGCTGGCGACGGCGAAGCGCCAGAAAATCGACACCGGCGCCGCGACGGGGCCCTGCTGCAGGAAAATCGCAATCCAGGTGGTTCCCCAGATAATGACCACGAGTCCGTATAATAATGCGTTCATAGTTGCCTCTTCTTAAACCGCGGAAGCTCGCAGTATGACGCTGAGATGCGTAACGGGCTTTCACCCGCTTGCGGCAGACTTGCAAAATCTTGCGCTTTTTTCTTCTGGAGGGACTGGCAACGGGCGGCAACTCTTCTTAGACTGATATTCCAATTCTTCACGCGCTAACGGTTATGTCTCACGCTTACGATACCTTTGAAACGCTTTGCCAACAGAATGCAGTCCTGCGGGAAACCGTCTCGCTGAATTCGGGTATTCAGCTGGCCGCGTGGTACAACAAGCACGACACGATCACCGTAAAGAGCAACCATCATACCCTCAGCCTGTACGTGGCGGACGGCTACGAAAGCTATCAAAAAACGCCAGGAGGCTGGAAGAACGGCGGGGGGCCGGACCGTTTCTGCCTGATGCCCAAAGAGAGCGAATCGACGTGGGATATCCGCGATGACCTGTCGTTTGTGCATCTCTACTGCACCGATGAACACCTGCGCGACGTGGGAGAAAAAATCTGGGATAAGCGGCCGCTTTCGCTGACCCTGGACGAGCGTATTTTTGGCAGCGACCCGAAGATCACCACGCTGTATCGCCAGTTTTTACTGGGCTGTGACTGGCAGCAGCACGCCAACCAGCTCACCCTGAGCACGGCCTCCACGCTGCTGCTGACCCATCTGCTGCAAAACTACTCAAACGTGCAGTGGAAGCTGCCGATCGCTACGGGTGGGTTGTCGCCGTTCGTGCTGCGCAACGTCCTCGCCTTTATCGAAGAGAACCTCGGGCAGCCCCTGACGCTGGCCGAGCTGGCGGCGCAGGCCGCCCTCAGCGAATACCATTTTGCCCGCATGTTCCGCCAGTCGACGGGGCTGGCACCGCATCAGTACGTGATGCACAGGCGAATGGTCAAAGCGAAAGAGCTGGTGCAGCATACCTCCATGCCACTGACGGACATTGCGCTGGCCTGCGGGTTTAACTCCGCCAGCCACTTCAGCAACCGCTTTCGCAGCGCGACGGGCATGACGCCGTCGCAGCTACGCGCGGCGAGCGCGTGAAAACAGGGCGTAACCTACCCCGCCCAGCACCAGCCCCCAGAACGCCGAACCGATGCCCAGGATCGTGACGCCGCTTGCGGTCGTCAGAAACGTGACGATGGCCGCGTCGCGCTCCGCTTCGTGACTCAGCGCCTGGTATAAACTCCCGCTGATGGTGCCCAGCAGCGCCAGACCGGCGAGCGTCTGGATCCAGCTGAGCGGCAGGGCGGCCATCAGCCCGGTAATAGAGCCACCGAAAATTCCCGCCAGCAGATAAAACCCGCCGGCTGCGATGGCCGCCAGCCAGCGTTTTTCCGCGTCCGGGTGTGCATCAGGGCTTTGACAAATGGCGGCGGTAATGGCCGCAATGCAGATTGAAAAGACGCCAAACGGAGAAAACAGCAGCGCCAGTCCACCCGTCACGATGATGAGCGGTGAGGCCGCCAGCGGGTAACCGGAGGCTTTCATCGTGGCGAACCCCGGCGCGTTTTGCGAGGCCATGGTTACCAGGAAGAAGGGCAAGCCAATACTCACCAGGCTGGTGAAGGTGAAGGCGGGCGCAATAAATTCGGGCATCACCAGTGAAAGGGTGAACTTATCCGTGACAACGTCACCACCGGCCCAGGCCACGATACCGCCCACCAGAAGCGTGACCACGATGGCATAGCGCGGTGCCAGCGCTTTTGCGATCAGCCATGCCGCAATCATGCTGCCGCACAGCAGAAAGTGCCCCTCAAGATGCGCAAACGCGTGCAGGCCAAACTGCAGCAATACCCCTGCCAGCATGGCGGCAGCAAGCGAATGGGGGATCAGCGTCATCAGACGGGCGAAAAGCCCGGTGATGCCGCAGAGCAAAATTAGCGCGTTGGCAAAGATGAACACGCCGATGGTTTCCGCCAGCGTGACGCCGTGCAGGCTGGTGGCGAGCAGCGCCGCGCCGGGCGTTGACCAGGCGGTCAGCACGGGCGCTTTGTACCACCAGGAAAGCACCAGCGTGCTGACGCCCATCCCAATCCCCAGCGCGGTCACCCAGCCTGCGATCTGCTGCGCGCTGGCGCCAGCCGCGGCGGCGGCCTGCCAGATGATGGCGGCCGAGCTGGCGTAACCCACCAGAACGGCGACAAATCCAGCCAGTACGACCGGAACAAGATGAGAGGAAGGGCGCATGAAAACTCCGTTGTGCGTTATAACGTCCGGGGTAAGGTAACACTGTGCGTTATAGCGTACAAGTGGTATGCTCGTCGTCAGGAGGAAATATGGACATCACACAACACCTTGCAGCAACACTGAAAACATTACGCCAGGCACGGGGCTGGAGCCTGTCGAAGCTGGCGGACGAAACCGGCGTATCAAAAGCCATGCTCGGGCAAATCGAGCGAAATGAGTCCAGCCCCACGGTGTCGACGCTGTGGAAAATTGCCACGGGACTGAACGTGCCGTTTTCCGCTTTTATCACGCCGGAAGCGGACCGGCAGGCGGTGTTTGACCCGCAGCAGCAGGCGATGGTCGTCAAGCCGCTCTTTCCGTGGGACGAGGCGCTCCGGTTTGATTATTTCTCCATTACCCTGGCCCCCGGCGCCCTGAGTGAATCCACGCCGCATGAGGCGGGGGTGATTGAACATGTGGTGGTGGTCAGCGGCGAGCTGGAGATGAAGCTCGAGGGCAAGTGGCAGACGATTTATGCCGATTCGGGCGTCCGTTTTGCCGGCGATAAACCGCACGCCTACCGCAACAGCAGCGACCGGACGGTGCATTTTCACTCCCTCATTCATTATCCCCGCTGAGGCTACGCAAAACTGTTTCGCTGACGCAGACTTCTGACTACAATAGCCGCCATTTTGACCATAACGGATAACGACGAAGTATGCGCCTGCAATCCCATCATCTTGAACTTTTAAGCCCGGCCCGTGACGCCGCCATTGCCCGTGAAGCGATCCTTCATGGCGCAGATGCCGTCTACATTGGCGGCCCGGGCTTCGGTGCCCGCCATAACGCCAGCAACAGCCTGAGCGATATTGCTGAGCTGGTGCCGTTCGCCCACCGTTTCGGGGCGAAGGTGTTCGTCACCCTGAACACCATTCTTCATGATGATGAGCTGGAGCCTGCGCAACGTCTGATTACCGATCTCTATCAGGCCGGGGTGGATGCCCTGATCGTTCAGGATATGGGCGTGCTGGAGCTGGATATTCCGCCCATTGAGCTGCACGCCAGTACCCAGTGTGATATCCGTACGGTAGAGAAGGCGAAGTTCCTCTCCGACGTCGGCTTTTCGCAGATCGTTCTGGCGCGCGAGCTGAACCTGAATCAAATCCGCGATATTCACCAGGCGACAGACGCGACGATTGAATTCTTCATCCACGGCGCGCTGTGCGTCGCCTATTCCGGCCAGTGCAACATTTCGCACGCGCAGACGGGCCGCAGCGCCAACCGCGGCGACTGCTCTCAGGCCTGCCGTCTGCCGTATACCCTGAAAGACGACCAGGGCCGCGTGGTGGCATTTGAAAAACACCTGCTCTCGATGAAGGATAACGACCAGACCGCCAACCTGGGCGCGCTGATCGACGCGGGCGTGCGTTCCTTCAAGATTGAAGGGCGCTATAAAGATATGAGCTACGTGAAGAATATCACCGCGCACTATCGCCAGATGCTGGACGCCATCATCGAAGATCGCGGTGACCTGGCGCGCGCGTCGGCCGGTCGTACCGAGCATTTCTTTATTCCGTCGACGGACAAAACGTTCCACCGCGGCAGCACGGACTATTTCGTGAATGCCCGTAAAGGGGATATCGGCGCGTTTGACTCACCGAAGTTTATCGGTTTGCCGGTGGGTGAAGTGCTGAAAGTGGCGAAAGATCACCTTGATGTTGCGGTGACGGAGCCGCTGGCGAACGGCGATGGCCTTAACGTGATGATTAAGCGTGAGGTCGTGGGCTTCCGCGCCAACACGGTGGAGAAAACCGGTGAGAACCGCTACCGCGTATGGCCGAATGAAATGCCGGCCGATCTCTACAAGGCGCGGCCGAACGCGGCGCTTAACCGTAACCTCGATCATAACTGGCAGCAGGCGCTGCTGAAAACCTCCAGCGAGCGTCGTATCGCGGTGGATATTGAACTGGGCGGCTGGGAAGAGCAGCTGATTCTGACCATGACCTGTGAAGACGGCATCAGCGTAACGCATACGCTTGATGGCCTGTTCGAGGTGGCAAACAACGCAGAGAAAGCGCGCAACAGCCTGAAGGATGGCGTCGCGAAGCTGGGGCAGACGATTTACTACGCCCGCAACGTTGAGGTCAATCTGCCGGATGCCCTCTTTGTGCCGAACAGTTTGCTCAACCAGTTCCGCCGTGAAACCGCCGAGATGCTGGATGACGCGCGCCTGGCGAACTACCCGCGCGCTAGCCGTAAAGCAGAAACCGTTCCTGCGCCCGTCTACCCGGATACGCATTTATCCTTCCTCGCCAACGTCTACAACCATAAAGCGCGTGAATTCTATCATCGCCACGGCGTGCAGCTGATCGACGCGGCTTATGAGGCGCATGAAGAGAAGGGCGATGTGCCGGTGATGATCACCAAGCACTGCCTTCGTTTCGCGTTTAACCTGTGTCCTAAGCAGGCGAAAGGCAACATCAAGAGCTGGAAGGCCACGCCTATGCAGCTCGTAAACGGTGACGAAGTGCTGACCCTCAAATTTGACTGCCGTCCGTGCGAAATGCATGTGATTGGCAAGATGAAAAACCACATCTTCAAAATGCCGCAGCCCGGCAGTATTGTGGCGTCCGTCAGCCCGGACGATCTGATGAAAACCCTGCCAAAACGCAAGGGCAGCTAACTACCGAACGTGCGTGTCCGGTTTGCGCGATTTCTGCCACAGGTGGTGTTCGCGCAAACCCTCCGCCGACTCCTCCGCCGCGCTTTGCAATTCATCGCTATCGGCTTCATGACGCAGCTGATGATCCACATTCTTTACCCACAGATATTCATGTCCTTTGTGCCCGGCCATAAGCTGGCCCGAAAAGAGGGCACAGATAAGCATCACGAGAGATAAACCTTTTTTAACCATGAGGTCACCGCCGAATAACGTTGCGGCTTAATGATGACCATTATTTATTATGGTTATTATTCAAAAGTTAAAATTAGCGCAAAGGGAATGTCAAAGAGGATGATTTCGGGCGCGCTGCATCTCATCAGAGATCATTACCAGTGCGGGTTAAAAAGGCTGTTTAACCTTCGTTAAGACAACGAGTGTTAGGTTGTATGGGATCCGCAGCCCGGCCATGGAGTGTCGGGACGTAGAGACCAAAATACAAATCTATCCATGCAAGCATTTACCGCCATTTTTTGGCGGTTTTTTTTTTGCGCATAACGTAGCGGTGTTGGCCGTGGGGTTATGGCGTCACCCGATAGTGCGACTGCACCAGACCCGAGGGGAAGCAGCGGCTGGAGACCAGCGTCAAATCGATATCCCCGGGAAGGGCGCCAAACAGCGATTTTCCCGAACCGAGCAGGACAGGAACGGTTGTGATCACCATATCGGCCACCAGTCCTTCTCGCAGGAACGACTGTATGACTTGCCCACCATCGAGATAGACGCGACGGGCGTTCTGCCTCGCCAGATCGTCGAGCACCTCCTTTGGCGTGCGGCTGGAAAACAGTACTTTCCCCCTCAGCGCGTCGGGTACGGGCGTGTCGGCCAGCTGTCGGGAGAGCACCAGCACAGGCCTGTCATAAGGCCATGTCTCAAAGGTCCGCACCTTCTCATAGCTCCCCCGGCCCATCACGATCCAGTCTTTGTCCGCGATGAACGCCGTGTAGCCATGATCCTCATTCGGGTCATCGCGCTGCAGCAGCCAGTCGATATCATCATTGTGTCGGGCGATGTAGCCATCAAGACTGGTTGCGATAAAAACGTGTGTGGTGACCATCAGGTTCTCCGTATTCCAGCGAAACCAAAAGACTGACGCCTCAGCGGGCAGTACCGGCATGAGAAAATTGTTTACGGTACTGGGCCGGGGAAATCGCGAACTGCTGGCGAAAATGATGACGCAGCGTCGATGCCTGACCAAACCCGGTCTGTTCCGCGATGCTGTCGATGCTTAATCGGCTGCTTTCAAGATAATCTTTCGCCCGCAGCAGGCGCTCATTGAGTAACCAGCGGGCAGGCGTCGTTCCCGTTGCCGCTTCGAAGCGACGCAGAAACGTGCGCTGACTCATACCGACACGACGCGCCAGCGAGTCGACGCTGTGCGGCTCGGTAAGATGCGTGTGCAGAAAATCAAACAGCTGACCGAGGCGCTGGCTTTCCCGCAGCTGCGCCACCGGGCGGCTCAGCTGTTGCGGCTGAGATCCATCCCGGTGAGGGGGAATGACAAGCCGCCTCGCCACGCTGTTGGCGGTTTCCATCCCGAAATCCCGACGCACGACGTGCAGACAGAGATCGATCCCCGCCGCGCTGCCTGCGGAAGTC harbors:
- a CDS encoding dihydrofolate reductase family protein; protein product: MVTTHVFIATSLDGYIARHNDDIDWLLQRDDPNEDHGYTAFIADKDWIVMGRGSYEKVRTFETWPYDRPVLVLSRQLADTPVPDALRGKVLFSSRTPKEVLDDLARQNARRVYLDGGQVIQSFLREGLVADMVITTVPVLLGSGKSLFGALPGDIDLTLVSSRCFPSGLVQSHYRVTP